The Antedon mediterranea chromosome 11, ecAntMedi1.1, whole genome shotgun sequence genome window below encodes:
- the LOC140063200 gene encoding uncharacterized protein: MGELANRLAVLQALFQQYDTDNSGELTPVQLQALHSSLRFGGISLSQVKAAMCYTCMCDDISCELDELFDALQELDRRYFLVQDFRWEFSLLDGDQTDFIREDQAKFLMEAVHGDLFSKRQWEKFLKNRAVPGSGVSFAEIEVDLCNIPSREDIALEQFEEKQEKDERLRKHIEKKLADEKAKAEMMLQLDEDSKKAEATERQKNAEEERRKKDEEDRLKREMENKIKQKKDEELGKKEAEERERREKEQREREEAERQRELEIIEVQQALEAQRELEKKAKELEEKQKRDLEEAKDDEEQAKILAERERLAEEEADKAKQAAKTAKDAKTRQEAEEAEKAAREKAKRERNEKIRKELKVAIKKRDKKMLVKSVGEFKKAKLADVDGDLPKAERILKLSQAKQELEEAMENRDLEGLEKAITFVKKNTFEGDLPHEMIRANKMLISLKRLKRLRDEILNLKQSTVAEIRSYSKPPRVVHQVMIGTYLLLGNKEKSLKDWKGMQALIGKTGKDGLKRRVKEFKLETSIAATADRSKTILEEFDLETVRDVSAGAAIFFAWATATIDEIIEYHKQREAGEVQPGQTGPKTVIKHTTQGGGTLTVNIK; this comes from the exons ATGGGGGAGCTTGCTAATCGTTTGGCAGTTTTGCAAGCACTGTTCCAGCAGTATGACACAGACAATTCAGGAGAACTTACACCAGTACAGCTGCAGGCATTACATTCAAGCCTACGATTTGGTGGTATTAGCCTTTCACAG GTAAAGGCTGCCATGTGCTACACATGTATGTGCGATGATATTTCTTGTGAACTGGATGAACTGTTTGATGCTCTACAAGAGTTGGACAGACGTTATTTCTTGGTTCAAGACTTCCGCTGGGAATTCTCGCTTCTTGATGGGGACCAAACGGATTTTATACGCGAGGATCAGGCAAA GTTTTTAATGGAAGCTGTTCATGGTGACCTCTTCTCTAAGCGACAATGGGAGAAGTTCCTTAAGAACCGAGCTGTCCCTGGTAGTGGTGTCTCTTTTGCGGAAATTGAGGTCGACCTTTGCAATATCCCAAGTAGAGAAGACATAGCTCTTGAACAATttgaagaaaaacaagaaaaagatg AACGTTTAAGAAAACACATTGAGAAGAAACTGGCAGATGAGAAAGCTAAAGCTGAGATGATGTTGCAACTTGATGAGGATAGTAAAAAGGCTGAAGCAACGGAAAGGCAGAAAAATGCAGAGGAAGAACGGAGGAAGAAGGATGAAGAGGACCGATTGAAGAGAGAgatggaaaataaaataaaacagaagaAAGATGAAG AGTTAGGAAAAAAAGAAGCAGAAGAAAGAGAGCGACGTGAAAAAGAGCAGAGAGAAAGAGAAGAGGCAGAACGACAGAGAGAGCTAGAGATCATAGAGGTACAACAAGCATTAGAAGCTCAAAGGGAACTAGAAAAGAAGGCAAAGGAGTTGGAAGAAAAACAGAAACGAGATTTGGAAGAAGCAAAAGATGATGAAGAACAGGCTAAG ATTTTAGCAGAAAGAGAGAGACTTGCTGAAGAAGAGGCAGATAAAGCTAAGCAGGCAGCCAAGACTGCTAAAGATGCAAAGACTAGGCAAGAAGCGGAAGAGGCTGAGAAGGCAGCCAGAGAAAAGGCTAAAC gAGAAAGAAATGAGAAGATTCGCAAAGAACTTAAAGTGGCAATCAAGAAACGTGACAAGAAGATGCTAGTAAAGTCTGTGGGTGAATTTAAGAAGGCAAAGTTAGCTGACGTTGATGGGGATTTACCAAAAGCCGAGAGAATTCTGAAACTGTCGCAAGCTAAGCAAG AGTTGGAAGAAGCAATGGAAAACAGAGACTTGGAGGGTTTGGAGAAGGCAATCACGTTCGTCAAGAAGAACACATTTGAAGGAGATCTACCACATGAGATGATCCGTGCCAACAAGATGCTCATCAGTCTAAAACGATTAAAACGGTTGCGTGATGAAATCCTCAACTTGAAGCAGAGTACGGTAGCGGAGATTCGCAGTTACAGCAAGCCCCCACGAGTTGTCCATCAAGTGATGATTGGCACATATCTGTTGCTAGGCAACAAGGAAAAATCTTTAAAG GATTGGAAGGGAATGCAAGCTCTAATCGGAAAAACTGGAAAAGATGGACTGAAGCGACGAGTCAAAGAGTTTAAGCTGGAAACCAGTATTGCTGCCACTGCCGACAGAAGCAAGACCATTCTGGAGGAGTTTGATTTGGAGACTGTTAGAGACGTTAGCGCTGGAGCTGCCATCTTCTTTGCTTGG GCCACTGCTACCATTGATGAGATAATTGAATACCACAAGCAAAGGGAAGCGGGTGAAGTGCAGCCTGGACAGACTGGGCCTAAAACAGTCATAAAACACACAACACAGGGTGGTGGTACCCTCACTgtaaatatcaaataa